The following are encoded together in the Pseudoalteromonas ruthenica genome:
- the ubiG gene encoding bifunctional 2-polyprenyl-6-hydroxyphenol methylase/3-demethylubiquinol 3-O-methyltransferase UbiG: protein MTEHQNVDHSEIAKFEAIAERWWDFDGEFKPLHDINPLRLDFIAQHAQGLAQKQAVDIGCGGGILAESMAKLGAQVTGIDMGQEPLNVAKLHALESGVKVDYQLSTAEAFSEHHSEQFDVVTCMEMLEHVPEPESVIAAAARLAKPGANVYFSTLNKTTKAYLLAILGAEKVLKMVPEGTHDHSKFIRPSQLIAWAEQQGLKVRHSAGLSYNPLTKQFTLNNDVSVNYILHFEKLL, encoded by the coding sequence ATGACCGAACATCAAAATGTAGACCACAGTGAAATAGCTAAATTTGAGGCCATTGCCGAACGTTGGTGGGATTTCGACGGCGAATTCAAACCACTACATGATATTAACCCTCTGCGACTGGATTTCATCGCCCAGCATGCACAAGGGCTGGCGCAAAAGCAGGCCGTGGATATAGGCTGCGGAGGTGGAATTTTAGCTGAAAGCATGGCCAAGCTCGGCGCCCAAGTCACGGGAATTGATATGGGCCAAGAGCCACTCAATGTAGCGAAGCTGCACGCGCTGGAGTCTGGGGTAAAAGTGGATTATCAGTTAAGCACTGCCGAAGCATTTAGCGAACACCACAGTGAACAGTTTGATGTGGTCACTTGTATGGAAATGCTTGAGCATGTGCCTGAACCCGAGTCGGTTATTGCCGCCGCCGCCCGCCTCGCTAAACCAGGAGCAAATGTGTATTTCTCTACGCTCAATAAAACCACTAAAGCCTATTTATTGGCAATACTGGGGGCGGAGAAGGTGCTAAAAATGGTTCCTGAAGGCACGCACGACCACAGTAAGTTTATTCGCCCCTCGCAACTTATAGCATGGGCTGAGCAACAAGGGCTCAAAGTGCGTCACAGCGCCGGCTTAAGTTATAACCCGCTGACAAAACAATTTACCCTTAACAACGACGTTAGCGTTAACTATATATTGCACTTCGAAAAATTACTGTGA